ATATTGGTGCTTTGTCAAAGGGAGTGGTTTTATGAGAATTCAAAATGGTTAAGAGAACATAATTTAATGTTACAATGCCTATAAATTTATTACTTTGGATTCGTATATTGCATTAGTTTGTTTTTTGTTCTCTATTATAATTTCAACTATAAATTGTGATTATTTTGAAGCTAAATTATAATTAGGGGTATATAAGCCATAATTAAATTTTTCCATTAATTTTGGATCAAGAAGAGATTTTTGaaagttcttttttctttctccctATAACATCCCAAAATCATAACAACTAAGAGTAAAACCCAAAGAGAACGGCATACCATCCATTTGTACATTCTCTGAATacaatgaagaaagaaaattttctcATTTCTCCGCTCATTCTCTTGCTTGTTACAAAATTTACCTCTCTGTTTTATGCCcagaaaataaccaaaaaaaaggtGGCCCAACGGTGGTGGCAGCTTTAACTGTCGCCATTGGGGCCGAAGCCGAAGGCGGTAGATCCAAGAAGGAGGAGGTTGAAGATAAAAAATGGTTAATCCAAATATATTGAAAGCCCCTGAACTTGCATCATATAATGTTCGTGGGAATCAACCAGCTTTAGGTGTTGATAAATTATGTTATCTAACCGATACCATTTCAGACAATGGCATGTGGGAAGAAATCAACCCTTTGGAGTCTAAACTCCCAACTTTTATGTTTCAACTCGCTATCGTTCTTTTCGTAACCCGTCTTTGTCTCCTTCTCCTCAAACCTCTCCGCCAACCTCATTTCGCTGCTGAATTGTTGGtaatacttttcattttttcaaaaaatatatattataatgataatgtgAATTTTGATTGAGATCAATGTCATGAGAAAATGGTTTTGGCAGGCAGGTATACTGGTGGGATCAACTGCAATTGCAAGTGAATTTGCGCGAAAACATATTCCAGTATTGGGTTCTGTATTTTCAGCTTCTCGAATTATGATGATGGAGACTGTGGGAAACCTTGGACTAATTTTTCATGTATTTCTTGTTGGTTTAGAAATGGACTTAAGAGCATTAACAAGTGTTGGACCTAAAGCCCTTGGAATTGGTATTTCTGGAGCTCTTTTCCCCTTCTTTTTCGGAGCTTCCTTGTATACTTTTATCGCAGAGTATCCAGAGAATTTCAGGTGGGGTTGTCTTTACTGGGGTGTAGCACTCTCAGTAACTGGCCTTCCTGTTATAGCAGAAATAtttgcaaaattaaaacttctCCATTCAGAAATTGGGAGAATAGCCATGTCTTCCGCACTTGTTAATGATATTTCCTCACGGGTTCTCCTTGTATTCTCATTAGCAGTAACTAGTAGCAGCTCAAGTACATACTTGTCATTGTTTAGTGTTCTATTCTTTATCATTTTCAGTGTTTTTGTAATTCGTCCAGCAATTTTATGGATGCTTAGGAAGAGTACTAGAGAAGGAGAAGACTATAGTGAAGCAACAATTTGTGCTATACTTACAATGGTCTTGGCTTGTGGGTTGATCACTGATATGTGTGGAGTGAGCTCTGTTTTTGGTGCATTTGTATTCGGTCTTATCATACCATCACATGTATTAGGTCATAGGTTTGTGTTGATGGTTCAAGGTTTTGTATCCGACTTGTTACTGCCTCTTTATTATGCTAGTTTGGGAATGAGGACTCATCTAGGGGGAATTAGCAGAGAGGACATGCTTATGATGGTTCTAATTAGCTTACTGTCTTTCATACCGAAGATTGTTTGCACTCTAGCTATGTCTTACTTCTATAGAATATCGTTGCATGAAGGATTTACTCTTGGAATACTAATGAACACCAAAGGACTGGTAGCTGTCATGGCAATGAGCTTGGGCCGTGACCATACTGTAAGCCCTCTCCTTCTTATCTTCATATGATAAAAACTTAAATCTTTTATGTTTATTGTTATCTTAACCTAACTTCATCTCACTACCTATTTAGGTTATGAATGATGATGGATTTGCCATCATGTTGTTTACTATTTTCTTCATGACCATAGTAACATCACCAATTGTTAACTTCCTCTATAGACGTACTAAGAAGTTCTTACCAAGCCAACATAGGGTGTTACAGAACCTAAAACCAGATTCTGAGCTCCGAATCCTAACTTGTATACATGAAGTACAAACTGCTGCTGGAATTACTGCACTTTTGGAAATATCGCATGCCTCTAGAAGATCACCAATTTGCATATTTGCTCTTCAGCTCATGCAGCTGAAAAAACATACTACCGCTTTGCTCATTGTTCATGGTGCTGGTGGGACTAGCTCAGAAAGTTACCGTAGAGCAGATGGACAAATTGATCAATTGATTACGACATTCAATAACTTAGAGCATCAAAGTCCAATGATATCTGTTCAGTTGTTGACTGCTATATCTCCTTATGGCACAATGCATGAAGATATATGCAGTCTTGCTGAGGAAAAACAGGTGACACTAATCATTCTCCCATTCCACAAGAGACAAACTATACATAATAACATGGAAGAAATGAATCCTGCTTACAAAGATGTAAACAATAGTACTTTAGAAAGTGCACCTTGTGCTGTTGGTATTCTTGTGGATCGTGGTTTTGGCACATTGTTAACTAGTAAAATAGATGATGGTAACACTAGGAGTTGCAGAATAGCCATGATCTTTATAGGGGGACGTGATGACAGAGAGGCTTTGACCTATGCTTTACGTATGGCGAGACATCCAAAGGTAGCTCTAATAGTTTTGAGGTTTATTCTGGATAAAACATCAGCACAAAATGATGATGCAGATATATTTCTCACAATGGAAGGTGAAGATGAAAAGAAAGTTGATGACCATTTTGTAAATGAGTTTAGGCTAAAAGTACAAAATGATGACTCAGTAGTTTATACAGAGCAGATGTCTAGTAATGGGGCAGAAACTGTGAAAACAATAAGATCACTAGGCCAAGATTTTGATCTCTATGTGGTAGGAAGAGGATTGAGCTTCTTTTCGCCGCTCAAAGGTGGATTAGATGAGTGGAGCGACTGCCCGGAGCTCGGATCCATTGGGGACTTGTTGCTCACATCTGACTTTTCTTCCACAGCTTCAATTTTAGTGGTGCAACACCATGCTGAGCTCAATCCTGGATCATCAACTTAAACAAATTCAATTCTATCATATCATGTAATGAGAGGGTTGAGAAATGATTTAGCATCTAGGTATAGCTTGTACAGGAAATTTTGTATTTCTATAATTAAAggatttctttttttcttctaaatagATATCTaccttgaattttgaatttcctAAGTTCCCTTTTTAATGTAGGGAAAAAGGACAACTATGCAcccgaactatcgtaaatgatatGCAGATATCatccgtcatacttttgggacatgaTGTCTCtgtcgtccaaaaactagagcatacaTGCCCTTCACTCTAATagaagactaaatagggacacaTGACACAATCTTATTCGTCAATAAGTGTCGAATCAGCGGATAAGAATATGACATACGTATGGCCGTTAGTATAAAGGATATAcatgctctagtttttggacggcaGGAACACCAATGAACCTAAAGTATCACGGAGGGTATTTACATACCATTTGCAATAGTTTGGAGACAGatttgtcctttttcccttttatgtatgaattgatgaGTTAATATCTTAAAAGATCACTCAACTTTAGGAATTGATCTAGCAAAGTCATTAaagtttgttttgtatcaaaaaaatcattcaacttagatttttatatcaatataatcACTCAACTTTAGGAATTGATCTAACAAAGTCATTAAAATTTGTTGGGTatcaaaaaaatcactcaacttagatTTTTATaccaataaaatcactcaacttagacATTTGTGTTAGTAAAATCATTTaacaaaatttatcattatttttgtttgtttcagATAAAATAGAccctacaaataaataaaattaagaaaactaatttaatttttttttatgggaAACTTCTCTAGTGAAACAAATACTTTTATCTTAAtatactaattactaaaaacaaataaataattaggagTTCTATTTATTAGTCCACTAGTGAATGTTTTTGgaaattagcacaaaaaaatTATCGATGAAATTTGTATTCACAAATCTAATTAGGACTCATTAGAGAATAAgagtattaaaataatattaaaaattgtgACCTCAATTAACTTTCTAATAGATTATAACtgacagttttttttttaacaatgcaaaaattaaacaacaatgctctaataaaatttgtcttttttgtttgttaaattttttacaaaaaataaaaaataaaaaaataatgttatatattattgtacTTCTTTATTGAagcttaaaattattttggcaCTGTTAATCTTGatctttttttataactttaatttttcaacttaatttttttgctttaatttttgCATTGTTAAAGAAAAGCTGTCAGTTATAACATATTTAGAAAGTTAATTGAGGtcacaattttaaatattattttagtacTCTTATTCTCTAATGAGTCCTAATTAGATTTGTGAATACAAATTTCATCGATAATTTATCTGTGCTAATTCTCAAAAACATACACTAGTGGACCAATAAATAGAACTCctaattgtttctttttatttagtaCTTAGTATATTAAGATAAAAGTATTTGTTTCACTAAAGAAGttttccataaaaaaattatattagttttcttaattttatttatttgtagggtctattttatatgaaacaaacaaaaataatgataaattttgcTTAATGATTTTACTAACACAAATgtctaagttgagtgattttattgatataaaaatctaaattgagtgatttttttgatACCCAACAAACTTTAATGATTTCGTTAGATCAATTTTTAAacttgagtgattttattgatataaaaatctaagttgagtgatttttttgatacaaaacaaacttTAATGACTTTGCTAGATCAATTCCTAAAATTGAGAGGTCTTTTAAGATATTAACTCATGAATTGATAGATCCACTTATATTTGAGGTGAtcgaacaaaaataaatgtggcACAACCAAAACAAGTTGTCATCAGTTATATAAATTaggaaaaaagataaaacaatgTCTTTAAACTATGTGAAAGGATTAAAAATGACTTCTGTTAATAAtttgactcaaaaattctcTTATCGTCAATATTTTGGTTCAAAAATAGCTTTAAACTATGCGAAAGGAAAAATGTCCTCCGTTTATAGTTTGGTTCAACAATGTCCTTGCCGTCAATACTTTGACAAAAGATGCCCTTATTGTTATTTAGTGGGTCCAAAATGttcattttctaaataaatataatattattatattctttttaacaaattctttttctaataatGTTTTCTTCAATTAATAAATGTTTATCTTCAgctcataaaaaaataaaaaataaaaatatttcttattttattttcattcttttctatcgttatataaatataaattaatgttgAATATACtataatcttatatatatatgacat
This window of the Solanum pennellii chromosome 2, SPENNV200 genome carries:
- the LOC107009635 gene encoding cation/H(+) antiporter 15-like isoform X1, whose protein sequence is MVNPNILKAPELASYNVRGNQPALGVDKLCYLTDTISDNGMWEEINPLESKLPTFMFQLAIVLFVTRLCLLLLKPLRQPHFAAELLAGILVGSTAIASEFARKHIPVLGSVFSASRIMMMETVGNLGLIFHVFLVGLEMDLRALTSVGPKALGIGISGALFPFFFGASLYTFIAEYPENFRWGCLYWGVALSVTGLPVIAEIFAKLKLLHSEIGRIAMSSALVNDISSRVLLVFSLAVTSSSSSTYLSLFSVLFFIIFSVFVIRPAILWMLRKSTREGEDYSEATICAILTMVLACGLITDMCGVSSVFGAFVFGLIIPSHVLGHRFVLMVQGFVSDLLLPLYYASLGMRTHLGGISREDMLMMVLISLLSFIPKIVCTLAMSYFYRISLHEGFTLGILMNTKGLVAVMAMSLGRDHTVMNDDGFAIMLFTIFFMTIVTSPIVNFLYRRTKKFLPSQHRVLQNLKPDSELRILTCIHEVQTAAGITALLEISHASRRSPICIFALQLMQLKKHTTALLIVHGAGGTSSESYRRADGQIDQLITTFNNLEHQSPMISVQLLTAISPYGTMHEDICSLAEEKQVTLIILPFHKRQTIHNNMEEMNPAYKDVNNSTLESAPCAVGILVDRGFGTLLTSKIDDGNTRSCRIAMIFIGGRDDREALTYALRMARHPKVALIVLRFILDKTSAQNDDADIFLTMEGEDEKKVDDHFVNEFRLKVQNDDSVVYTEQMSSNGAETVKTIRSLGQDFDLYVVGRGLSFFSPLKGGLDEWSDCPELGSIGDLLLTSDFSSTASILVVQHHAELNPGSST
- the LOC107009635 gene encoding cation/H(+) antiporter 15-like isoform X2 is translated as MMMETVGNLGLIFHVFLVGLEMDLRALTSVGPKALGIGISGALFPFFFGASLYTFIAEYPENFRWGCLYWGVALSVTGLPVIAEIFAKLKLLHSEIGRIAMSSALVNDISSRVLLVFSLAVTSSSSSTYLSLFSVLFFIIFSVFVIRPAILWMLRKSTREGEDYSEATICAILTMVLACGLITDMCGVSSVFGAFVFGLIIPSHVLGHRFVLMVQGFVSDLLLPLYYASLGMRTHLGGISREDMLMMVLISLLSFIPKIVCTLAMSYFYRISLHEGFTLGILMNTKGLVAVMAMSLGRDHTVMNDDGFAIMLFTIFFMTIVTSPIVNFLYRRTKKFLPSQHRVLQNLKPDSELRILTCIHEVQTAAGITALLEISHASRRSPICIFALQLMQLKKHTTALLIVHGAGGTSSESYRRADGQIDQLITTFNNLEHQSPMISVQLLTAISPYGTMHEDICSLAEEKQVTLIILPFHKRQTIHNNMEEMNPAYKDVNNSTLESAPCAVGILVDRGFGTLLTSKIDDGNTRSCRIAMIFIGGRDDREALTYALRMARHPKVALIVLRFILDKTSAQNDDADIFLTMEGEDEKKVDDHFVNEFRLKVQNDDSVVYTEQMSSNGAETVKTIRSLGQDFDLYVVGRGLSFFSPLKGGLDEWSDCPELGSIGDLLLTSDFSSTASILVVQHHAELNPGSST